A window of Garra rufa chromosome 6, GarRuf1.0, whole genome shotgun sequence genomic DNA:
GCGGCTTTGCGAGACTCACAGGTATGTGTTTTATCATCCAAAATGTCACCAGCGTAGGAGGAAAGTTAAGTTAAGCGCGCATGTCTGCACAGAAACAGTGATATAAAACTCAGTTTTCCGTCTGTTAAACGCCAAAATAACTCATACCTAATTATTTGTTTGGAAAAATGCAAGTTTTAAGAATAGTCCACCTTTCATGTAATGTTTTGCAGTGCCTCACTGCACAAAATATCCACAGGAGAGAGTgtttactttaaaaatgtaagaaaatatCCAGAGCATCTGACAGCATGCTTTGCTCTAGTATAGTATAGAAGATGGCACAATAAATACACAACTATTTGCATCTGTAAATGTAAAGTAGCCTATACATGCACCTAAATTAACCCATCATCAGTTTTAACAAAGGTCATTGTGTTCATGAGAAGTATATTATCACTAATGCACATGTGTGTGTTAATCATTGGATAGTACTTTATCTGACACTTACCACACTTCTTTTTCCACATTAAGTAGATCCCTTACTAAGTGGCTTGTGATGAGTTATAGTGATAATTAAGTGTACTTAAACTTAAATCCCATGATAACTTTTGATTGTGTCTCAGTTTCAGAGTGGTTGCGGCTCCTGCCGTTATTGGGGATTTTGGCTCTGTTGGGTTATCTGACCATCCGGCCCTTCCTGCCCAAGAAGAAAAAGCAAAGAGACAGTCTAATAAATCTGAAGATCCAAAAAGAAAACCCAAAAGTGGTGAACGAGATCGACATAGAGGACCTGAGGACTCCAAATGTTTGCTACTGCCGCTGCTGGCGATCTAAAACGGTAGGAAGCTCAACGCCTAAGATAAAAAGAAAAAGTTTAATGtagaaaaagtttaaattaaattgaatgggTAGGTAATATCACTTTAAACATCAAAAAGTCACTTTTGTATAGCACTTATCACAATACACATCATAAAATCataatgttaatgtttataatatcTTAATGCATTagtaacatttagcagattagagctgggcgattatatatatattacattttccgTTGATACAAGCCATCAAACAATAGAATAATAGAGAAAATGGACATGCAAAACTAAATTGTGACTTAttggtggaaaaaaaaacaattggatCAAAGATGGAAAAAgtattattaaattaatcaaat
This region includes:
- the cisd2 gene encoding CDGSH iron-sulfur domain-containing protein 2, coding for MVLESISKIIKIQLPAYLKKLPLPETIGGFARLTVSEWLRLLPLLGILALLGYLTIRPFLPKKKKQRDSLINLKIQKENPKVVNEIDIEDLRTPNVCYCRCWRSKTFPVCDKSHIKHNELTGDNVGPLILKKKTL